The Oreochromis aureus strain Israel breed Guangdong unplaced genomic scaffold, ZZ_aureus HiC_scaffold_54, whole genome shotgun sequence genome has a window encoding:
- the si:ch211-153l6.6 gene encoding uncharacterized protein si:ch211-153l6.6 isoform X1 encodes MRPSSRQRVAAWLLALPLGRGGEECARRGRLEMISFWLLCWKLLRATTGLRRTTPELTDANHDNGSSSSNNPVCPPSPPLLVSPVTMEMSSSAPLTDMEGESLFSCHNQEEDELGFPGVHRVEDKAVGGENRKGDECDYLIFEMGDEKGREVSESERGEDEGSGEIEGEEEERGKTEGEIERREIETEDEDRGRFKGEDGNERETESDSWERREREGDDETRESTEGGEVGGGEEGEDPGAKDTKEEDRWIRGIEEEAKEDVFSDLLFPSDSLLHPSPSEPLGATSDPLEAVPQEVWGPDFTIRDDLSDSHLSDCLQAERVIVYSDSDAGEDQWSAFAPSDITSQIEEERKKDVTFEEEEKVKGEEEDNEVKADAKKQEQKREVEVEEYRVGRKDDDEDQMRLRRDLFLRSPSVSSTASSTDPDKKVPVDFCVHEETQSENVSTEHVDFLLARQQWKKMEEEVKGQPIPKPGLRAQGSFQGTHSSLYPPTRSPRLKHREIQIPMPREPPLSSTLSPSSEDSGLDDSSYRSTLEEPETAVEREIRLTLEREERHRRERGMIAHGLAIPRPSSLQTGRSPPRPPACRTPTLSISPTPSCSSSLPRSAYHEMTANNVIILEPDSSSPASRNRLLSSAIGGLSDWPANSDAVPSANVIVVETSNLIIRSASEFCLSSTPLSVEPQESTFTSNPFFKLRSLSSQSLVEQEIRMVRQREEEWKRQREEMWRRKREEEWKRGRERYDTVLVSPGLSDNVTYNVSVVPDRSVSSPSSPSRTRKIERSSLSCDHKFPPSLSSVPRQQNAMAQRWEASLLANQKKKS; translated from the exons AGAGCTACAACTGGGCTAAGGAGGACAACACCTGAGCTAACAGACGCTAACCACGACAACGGTAGCTCCAGCAGCAATAACCCCGTCTGCCCTCCCTCTCCCCCACTGCTAGTCAGTCCAGTTACCATGGAGATGAGCTCATCAGCACCACTAACAGACATGGAAGGAGAGAGCCTTTTTAGTTGCCACAACCAGGAAGAGGACGAACTAGGTTTTCCTGGGGTCCATAGGGTGGAAGACAAGGCTGTAGGAGGAGAAAATAGGAAAGGAGATGAGTGTGACTATCTCATTTTTGAGATGGGAGATGAGAAAGGAAGAGAGGTCAGTGAAAGTGAAAGAGGAGAGGATGAAGGGAGTGGGGAGATagagggagaagaagaagagaggggaaaaacagaaggagaaaTCGAAAGAAGAGAAATAGAGACAGAGGATGAAGACAGAGGGAGATTCAAGGGAGAAGATggaaatgaaagagaaacagagagtgaTAGCTgggaaagaagagagagagagggagacgaTGAAACCAGAGAGAGTACAGAGGGTGGGGAGGTAGGGGGTGGAGAAGAGGGAGAAGACCCAGGAGCAAAAGACACAAAAGAAGAGGATCGCTGGATCAGAGGAATAGAGGAAgaggcaaaagaagatgtctTTTCAGATCTCCTCTTCCCCTCAGACAGTCTGCTGCATCCTTCACCATCTGAGCCACTAGGTGCCACCTCAGATCCTCTGGAGGCCGTGCCACAAGAAGTTTGGGGTCCCGACTTCACCATCAGGGATGACCTGAGTGACAGCCACCTCAGTGACTGCCTCCAAGCAGAGCGTGTCATCGTGTACTCAGACAGCGATGCAGGTGAGGACCAGTGGTCAGCTTTTGCCCCCTCTGACATCACCAGCCAGATCgaagaagagaggaagaaagatgTAACATTTGAAGAAGAGGAGAAGGTcaaaggagaggaagaagacaaTGAAGTCAAAGCAGATGCAAAAAAACAAGAGCAGAagagagaggtggaggtggaggaataCAGGGTGGGAAGAAAGGATGATGATGAAGACCAGATGAGGTTGAGGAGAGATCTTTTCCTACGGTCTCCTTCAGTAAGCTCCACAGCGAGCTCCACGGACCCCGACAAGAAG GTCCCTGTAGATTTCTGCGTGCATGAAGAGACCCAAAGTGAAAACGTCTCTACTGAGCATGTGGACTTTCTTTTGGCCCGTCAgcagtggaagaagatggaagaagaggtcaaaggtcagcccATCCCAAAACCGGGACTGAGAGCTCAGGGGAGCTTCCAGGGCACCCACTCGTCACTATATCCCCCCACTCGCAGTCCCCGGCTCAAACACAG GGAAATTCAAATCCCCATGCCCAGGGAACCTCCTCTGTCCTCCACCCTGTCCCCTAGCTCAGAGGACTCAGGTCTGGATGATTCGTCATACCGCAGCACCCTGGAGGAGCCTGAGACTGCAGTGGAGAGAGAGATCCGATTGACTCTAGAGAGAGAGGAACGACACCGCAGGGAGAGGGGAATGATTGCACATGGCCTTGCAATACCCAG GCCATCCAGCTTGCAGACAGGACGATCTCCACCCAGACCTCCGGCCTGCCGCACCCCGACACTCTCAATCTCCCCGACTCCATCCTGTTCCTCGTCCCTTCCCCGATCTGCCTACCATGAAATGACAGCTAACAACGTCATCATCCTGGAGCCCGATTCCTCTAGCCCCGCCTCCAGGAATCGTCTGCTCTCTTCTGCAATCGGCGGCCTTTCCGATTGGCCAGCAAATTCAGATGCAGTGCCTTCCGCTAATGTCATTGTTGTAGAGACCTCCAATCTGATCATTCGCAGTGCGTCTGAGTTCTGCCTAAGCTCCACCCCACTGTCCGTGGAACCGCAGGAGAGCACCTTCACTTCAAATCCTTTTTTCAAGCTGCGCTCACTCAGCAGCCAGTCACTGGTGGAGCAAGAGATCAGGATGGTGaggcagagggaggaggagtGGAAAAGGCAGAGGGAGGAGATgtggaggaggaaaagagaggaggagtggaagagagggagagagcggtACGATACTGTGTTGGTGTCTCCGGGTCTGAGTGATAATGTCACATACAATG TGTCAGTGGTTCCAGACAGAAGTGTCTCCTCCCCGTCATCCCCCTCCAGGACCCGCAAAATAGAGCGATCCAGTTTGTCTTGTGACCACAAG TTCCCTCCTTCCCTCTCTTCAGTGCCTCGACAACAAAATGCCATGGCACAACGATGGGAGGCCTCCCTactagccaatcagaagaagaa
- the si:ch211-153l6.6 gene encoding uncharacterized protein si:ch211-153l6.6 isoform X3, with translation MRPSSRQRVAAWLLALPLGRGGEECARRGRLEMISFWLLCWKLLRATTGLRRTTPELTDANHDNGSSSSNNPVCPPSPPLLVSPVTMEMSSSAPLTDMEGESLFSCHNQEEDELGFPGVHRVEDKAVGGENRKGDECDYLIFEMGDEKGREVSESERGEDEGSGEIEGEEEERGKTEGEIERREIETEDEDRGRFKGEDGNERETESDSWERREREGDDETRESTEGGEVGGGEEGEDPGAKDTKEEDRWIRGIEEEAKEDVFSDLLFPSDSLLHPSPSEPLGATSDPLEAVPQEVWGPDFTIRDDLSDSHLSDCLQAERVIVYSDSDAGEDQWSAFAPSDITSQIEEERKKDVTFEEEEKVKGEEEDNEVKADAKKQEQKREVEVEEYRVGRKDDDEDQMRLRRDLFLRSPSVSSTASSTDPDKKVPVDFCVHEETQSENVSTEHVDFLLARQQWKKMEEEVKGQPIPKPGLRAQGSFQGTHSSLYPPTRSPRLKHREIQIPMPREPPLSSTLSPSSEDSGLDDSSYRSTLEEPETAVEREIRLTLEREERHRRERGMIAHGLAIPRPSSLQTGRSPPRPPACRTPTLSISPTPSCSSSLPRSAYHEMTANNVIILEPDSSSPASRNRLLSSAIGGLSDWPANSDAVPSANVIVVETSNLIIRSASEFCLSSTPLSVEPQESTFTSNPFFKLRSLSSQSLVEQEIRMVRQREEEWKRQREEMWRRKREEEWKRGRERYDTVLVSPGLSDNVTYNVSVVPDRSVSSPSSPSRTRKIERSSLSCDHKWFS, from the exons AGAGCTACAACTGGGCTAAGGAGGACAACACCTGAGCTAACAGACGCTAACCACGACAACGGTAGCTCCAGCAGCAATAACCCCGTCTGCCCTCCCTCTCCCCCACTGCTAGTCAGTCCAGTTACCATGGAGATGAGCTCATCAGCACCACTAACAGACATGGAAGGAGAGAGCCTTTTTAGTTGCCACAACCAGGAAGAGGACGAACTAGGTTTTCCTGGGGTCCATAGGGTGGAAGACAAGGCTGTAGGAGGAGAAAATAGGAAAGGAGATGAGTGTGACTATCTCATTTTTGAGATGGGAGATGAGAAAGGAAGAGAGGTCAGTGAAAGTGAAAGAGGAGAGGATGAAGGGAGTGGGGAGATagagggagaagaagaagagaggggaaaaacagaaggagaaaTCGAAAGAAGAGAAATAGAGACAGAGGATGAAGACAGAGGGAGATTCAAGGGAGAAGATggaaatgaaagagaaacagagagtgaTAGCTgggaaagaagagagagagagggagacgaTGAAACCAGAGAGAGTACAGAGGGTGGGGAGGTAGGGGGTGGAGAAGAGGGAGAAGACCCAGGAGCAAAAGACACAAAAGAAGAGGATCGCTGGATCAGAGGAATAGAGGAAgaggcaaaagaagatgtctTTTCAGATCTCCTCTTCCCCTCAGACAGTCTGCTGCATCCTTCACCATCTGAGCCACTAGGTGCCACCTCAGATCCTCTGGAGGCCGTGCCACAAGAAGTTTGGGGTCCCGACTTCACCATCAGGGATGACCTGAGTGACAGCCACCTCAGTGACTGCCTCCAAGCAGAGCGTGTCATCGTGTACTCAGACAGCGATGCAGGTGAGGACCAGTGGTCAGCTTTTGCCCCCTCTGACATCACCAGCCAGATCgaagaagagaggaagaaagatgTAACATTTGAAGAAGAGGAGAAGGTcaaaggagaggaagaagacaaTGAAGTCAAAGCAGATGCAAAAAAACAAGAGCAGAagagagaggtggaggtggaggaataCAGGGTGGGAAGAAAGGATGATGATGAAGACCAGATGAGGTTGAGGAGAGATCTTTTCCTACGGTCTCCTTCAGTAAGCTCCACAGCGAGCTCCACGGACCCCGACAAGAAG GTCCCTGTAGATTTCTGCGTGCATGAAGAGACCCAAAGTGAAAACGTCTCTACTGAGCATGTGGACTTTCTTTTGGCCCGTCAgcagtggaagaagatggaagaagaggtcaaaggtcagcccATCCCAAAACCGGGACTGAGAGCTCAGGGGAGCTTCCAGGGCACCCACTCGTCACTATATCCCCCCACTCGCAGTCCCCGGCTCAAACACAG GGAAATTCAAATCCCCATGCCCAGGGAACCTCCTCTGTCCTCCACCCTGTCCCCTAGCTCAGAGGACTCAGGTCTGGATGATTCGTCATACCGCAGCACCCTGGAGGAGCCTGAGACTGCAGTGGAGAGAGAGATCCGATTGACTCTAGAGAGAGAGGAACGACACCGCAGGGAGAGGGGAATGATTGCACATGGCCTTGCAATACCCAG GCCATCCAGCTTGCAGACAGGACGATCTCCACCCAGACCTCCGGCCTGCCGCACCCCGACACTCTCAATCTCCCCGACTCCATCCTGTTCCTCGTCCCTTCCCCGATCTGCCTACCATGAAATGACAGCTAACAACGTCATCATCCTGGAGCCCGATTCCTCTAGCCCCGCCTCCAGGAATCGTCTGCTCTCTTCTGCAATCGGCGGCCTTTCCGATTGGCCAGCAAATTCAGATGCAGTGCCTTCCGCTAATGTCATTGTTGTAGAGACCTCCAATCTGATCATTCGCAGTGCGTCTGAGTTCTGCCTAAGCTCCACCCCACTGTCCGTGGAACCGCAGGAGAGCACCTTCACTTCAAATCCTTTTTTCAAGCTGCGCTCACTCAGCAGCCAGTCACTGGTGGAGCAAGAGATCAGGATGGTGaggcagagggaggaggagtGGAAAAGGCAGAGGGAGGAGATgtggaggaggaaaagagaggaggagtggaagagagggagagagcggtACGATACTGTGTTGGTGTCTCCGGGTCTGAGTGATAATGTCACATACAATG TGTCAGTGGTTCCAGACAGAAGTGTCTCCTCCCCGTCATCCCCCTCCAGGACCCGCAAAATAGAGCGATCCAGTTTGTCTTGTGACCACAAG TGGTTCAGCTGA
- the si:ch211-153l6.6 gene encoding uncharacterized protein si:ch211-153l6.6 isoform X2, translating to MRPSSRQRVAAWLLALPLGRGGEECARRGRLEMISFWLLCWKLLRATTGLRRTTPELTDANHDNGSSSSNNPVCPPSPPLLVSPVTMEMSSSAPLTDMEGESLFSCHNQEEDELGFPGVHRVEDKAVGGENRKGDECDYLIFEMGDEKGREVSESERGEDEGSGEIEGEEEERGKTEGEIERREIETEDEDRGRFKGEDGNERETESDSWERREREGDDETRESTEGGEVGGGEEGEDPGAKDTKEEDRWIRGIEEEAKEDVFSDLLFPSDSLLHPSPSEPLGATSDPLEAVPQEVWGPDFTIRDDLSDSHLSDCLQAERVIVYSDSDAGEDQWSAFAPSDITSQIEEERKKDVTFEEEEKVKGEEEDNEVKADAKKQEQKREVEVEEYRVGRKDDDEDQMRLRRDLFLRSPSVSSTASSTDPDKKVPVDFCVHEETQSENVSTEHVDFLLARQQWKKMEEEVKGQPIPKPGLRAQGSFQGTHSSLYPPTRSPRLKHSSEDSGLDDSSYRSTLEEPETAVEREIRLTLEREERHRRERGMIAHGLAIPRPSSLQTGRSPPRPPACRTPTLSISPTPSCSSSLPRSAYHEMTANNVIILEPDSSSPASRNRLLSSAIGGLSDWPANSDAVPSANVIVVETSNLIIRSASEFCLSSTPLSVEPQESTFTSNPFFKLRSLSSQSLVEQEIRMVRQREEEWKRQREEMWRRKREEEWKRGRERYDTVLVSPGLSDNVTYNVSVVPDRSVSSPSSPSRTRKIERSSLSCDHKFPPSLSSVPRQQNAMAQRWEASLLANQKKKS from the exons AGAGCTACAACTGGGCTAAGGAGGACAACACCTGAGCTAACAGACGCTAACCACGACAACGGTAGCTCCAGCAGCAATAACCCCGTCTGCCCTCCCTCTCCCCCACTGCTAGTCAGTCCAGTTACCATGGAGATGAGCTCATCAGCACCACTAACAGACATGGAAGGAGAGAGCCTTTTTAGTTGCCACAACCAGGAAGAGGACGAACTAGGTTTTCCTGGGGTCCATAGGGTGGAAGACAAGGCTGTAGGAGGAGAAAATAGGAAAGGAGATGAGTGTGACTATCTCATTTTTGAGATGGGAGATGAGAAAGGAAGAGAGGTCAGTGAAAGTGAAAGAGGAGAGGATGAAGGGAGTGGGGAGATagagggagaagaagaagagaggggaaaaacagaaggagaaaTCGAAAGAAGAGAAATAGAGACAGAGGATGAAGACAGAGGGAGATTCAAGGGAGAAGATggaaatgaaagagaaacagagagtgaTAGCTgggaaagaagagagagagagggagacgaTGAAACCAGAGAGAGTACAGAGGGTGGGGAGGTAGGGGGTGGAGAAGAGGGAGAAGACCCAGGAGCAAAAGACACAAAAGAAGAGGATCGCTGGATCAGAGGAATAGAGGAAgaggcaaaagaagatgtctTTTCAGATCTCCTCTTCCCCTCAGACAGTCTGCTGCATCCTTCACCATCTGAGCCACTAGGTGCCACCTCAGATCCTCTGGAGGCCGTGCCACAAGAAGTTTGGGGTCCCGACTTCACCATCAGGGATGACCTGAGTGACAGCCACCTCAGTGACTGCCTCCAAGCAGAGCGTGTCATCGTGTACTCAGACAGCGATGCAGGTGAGGACCAGTGGTCAGCTTTTGCCCCCTCTGACATCACCAGCCAGATCgaagaagagaggaagaaagatgTAACATTTGAAGAAGAGGAGAAGGTcaaaggagaggaagaagacaaTGAAGTCAAAGCAGATGCAAAAAAACAAGAGCAGAagagagaggtggaggtggaggaataCAGGGTGGGAAGAAAGGATGATGATGAAGACCAGATGAGGTTGAGGAGAGATCTTTTCCTACGGTCTCCTTCAGTAAGCTCCACAGCGAGCTCCACGGACCCCGACAAGAAG GTCCCTGTAGATTTCTGCGTGCATGAAGAGACCCAAAGTGAAAACGTCTCTACTGAGCATGTGGACTTTCTTTTGGCCCGTCAgcagtggaagaagatggaagaagaggtcaaaggtcagcccATCCCAAAACCGGGACTGAGAGCTCAGGGGAGCTTCCAGGGCACCCACTCGTCACTATATCCCCCCACTCGCAGTCCCCGGCTCAAACACAG CTCAGAGGACTCAGGTCTGGATGATTCGTCATACCGCAGCACCCTGGAGGAGCCTGAGACTGCAGTGGAGAGAGAGATCCGATTGACTCTAGAGAGAGAGGAACGACACCGCAGGGAGAGGGGAATGATTGCACATGGCCTTGCAATACCCAG GCCATCCAGCTTGCAGACAGGACGATCTCCACCCAGACCTCCGGCCTGCCGCACCCCGACACTCTCAATCTCCCCGACTCCATCCTGTTCCTCGTCCCTTCCCCGATCTGCCTACCATGAAATGACAGCTAACAACGTCATCATCCTGGAGCCCGATTCCTCTAGCCCCGCCTCCAGGAATCGTCTGCTCTCTTCTGCAATCGGCGGCCTTTCCGATTGGCCAGCAAATTCAGATGCAGTGCCTTCCGCTAATGTCATTGTTGTAGAGACCTCCAATCTGATCATTCGCAGTGCGTCTGAGTTCTGCCTAAGCTCCACCCCACTGTCCGTGGAACCGCAGGAGAGCACCTTCACTTCAAATCCTTTTTTCAAGCTGCGCTCACTCAGCAGCCAGTCACTGGTGGAGCAAGAGATCAGGATGGTGaggcagagggaggaggagtGGAAAAGGCAGAGGGAGGAGATgtggaggaggaaaagagaggaggagtggaagagagggagagagcggtACGATACTGTGTTGGTGTCTCCGGGTCTGAGTGATAATGTCACATACAATG TGTCAGTGGTTCCAGACAGAAGTGTCTCCTCCCCGTCATCCCCCTCCAGGACCCGCAAAATAGAGCGATCCAGTTTGTCTTGTGACCACAAG TTCCCTCCTTCCCTCTCTTCAGTGCCTCGACAACAAAATGCCATGGCACAACGATGGGAGGCCTCCCTactagccaatcagaagaagaa